Proteins encoded together in one Balaenoptera ricei isolate mBalRic1 chromosome 2, mBalRic1.hap2, whole genome shotgun sequence window:
- the DCAF4 gene encoding DDB1- and CUL4-associated factor 4 isoform X1, whose translation MHKSRGQSRRHGRRSHRHNPWFRQHGSNERNNTGAQQSPQGSSHSDDEAPSTSSSTAGSSSVPDLPGYYFDPEKKRYFRLLPGHNNCNPLTKESIRQKEMESKRLQLLEEEDKQGKKIARLGFNASSLLQKSKLGFLNVTSYCRLAHELRVSCMQRKKVQIQSSDPSALASDRFNLILADTNSDRLFTVNDVKVGGSKYGIINLHGLKTPTLRVHMHENLYFTNRKVNAVSWASLNHLDSHILYLLAGDLYLAVLNGFSRLCLMGIAETPGCATLLPASLFVSSHPAGDRPGMLCSFRIPGAWSCAWSLNIQANNCFSTGLSRRVLVTSVVTGHRQSFGTSSDVLAQQFAITAPLLFNGCRSGEIFAIDLRCRNQGKGWKATCLFHDSAVTSVQILQGEQCLMASDMAGTIKLWDLRTTKCVRQYEGHVNEYAHLPLHVHEEEGIVVAVGQDCYTRIWSLHDAQLLRTIPSPHPTSKADIPSVAFSSRLGGFRGAPGLLMAIRQDLYCFSYS comes from the exons ATGCATAAAAGCAGGGGGCAGAGTAGAAGACATGGGAGAAGGAGCCACCGACACAACCCTTGGTTCAGACAGCATGGTTCTAATGAGAG GAATAATACAGGGGCACAGCAAAGCCCACAGGGTTCCAGCCACAGCGATGACGAGGCCCCGTCGACCTCCTCCAGCACAGCTGGCAGTTCTTCCGTGCCAG ATCTACCAGGTTATTACTTTGACCCTGAAAAGAAACGCTACTTCCGCTTGCTCCCTGGACATAACAACTGCAACCCCCTCACGAAGGAGAGCATCCGGCAGAAGGAAATGGAGAGCAAAAGGCTGCAGCTGCTAGAGGAAGAGGACAAGCAGGGAAAG aaaatagCCAGGTTGGGATTTAATGCATCTTCCTTACTACAAAAAAGCAAGCTGGGTTTTCTCAACGTCACCAGTTACTGCCG TTTAGCCCATGAGCTGCGAGTGAGCTGCATGCAGAGGAAAAAGGTCCAAATTCAGAGCTCGGATCCCTCCGCTTTGGCAAGTGACCGATTTAACCTGATACTG GCAGATACCAACAGTGACCGGCTCTTCACCGTGAACGATGTCAAAGTCGGGGGCTCCAAGTATGGCATCATCAACCTGCACGGCCTGAAGACCCCCACGCTCAGGGTGCACATGCATGAAAACCTCTACTTCACCAACCGGAAG GTGAACGCTGTGAGCTGGGCCTCGCTGAATCACCTGGATTCCCACATTCTGTATCTTTTGGCAG GAGACTTGTACTTGGCTGTCCTTAACGGCTTTTCCAGGCTGTGCCTCATGGGAATTGCAGAGACTCCAGGCTGTGCCACCCTGCTCCCAGCGTCATTGTTTGTCAGTAGTCATCCAG CAGGAGACCGGCCTGGCATGCTCTGCAGTTTCCGGATCCCTGGGGCCTGGTCCTGTGCGTGGTCCCTGAACATCCAGGCAAATAACTGCTTTAGTACAG GCTTGTCTCGGCGAGTCCTGGTGACCAGCGTGGTGACGGGACACCGGCAGTCATTTGGGACCAGCAGTGACGTCTTGGCCCAGCAGTTTGCTATTACG GCTCCTTTGCTGTTTAATGGCTGTCGTTCCGGTGAAATCTTTGCCATTGATCTGCGTTGTCGAAATCAGGGCAAGGGCTGGAAAGCCACCTGCCTGTTCCACGACTCAGCAGTTACCTCTGTGCAAATCCTGCAAGGAGAGCAATGCCTGATGGCATCCGACATGGCTGGAACG ATCAAGCTGTGGGACCTGAGGACCACTAAGTGTGTTAGGCAGTACGAAGGGCACGTGAACGAGTATGCCCACCTGCCCCTGCACGTGCATGAGGAAGAAGGAATCGTGGTGGCAG TGGGCCAGGACTGCTACACGAGAATCTGGAGCCTCCATGATGCCCAGCTGCTCAGAACCataccctccccacaccccacttCCAAGGCCGACATTCCCAGTGTGGCCTTCTCTTCTCGGCTTGGGGGCTTCCGGGGAGCGCCAGGGCTGCTCATGGCCATCCGGCAGGACCTTTACTGCTTCTCCTACAGCTAA
- the DCAF4 gene encoding DDB1- and CUL4-associated factor 4 isoform X4, with product MHKSRGQSRRHGRRSHRHNPWFRQHGSNERNNTGAQQSPQGSSHSDDEAPSTSSSTAGSSSVPDLPGYYFDPEKKRYFRLLPGHNNCNPLTKESIRQKEMESKRLQLLEEEDKQGKKIARLGFNASSLLQKSKLGFLNVTSYCRLAHELRVSCMQRKKVQIQSSDPSALASDRFNLILADTNSDRLFTVNDVKVGGSKYGIINLHGLKTPTLRVHMHENLYFTNRKVNAVSWASLNHLDSHILYLLAGDLYLAVLNGFSRLCLMGIAETPGCATLLPASLFVSSHPAGDRPGMLCSFRIPGAWSCAWSLNIQANNCFSTGLSRRVLVTSVVTGHRQSFGTSSDVLAQQFAITAPLLFNGCRSGEIFAIDLRCRNQGKGWKATCLFHDSAVTSVQILQGEQCLMASDMAGTIKLWDLRTTKCVRQYEGHVNEYAHLPLHVHEEEGIVVAEYSPGNKLRYLQVKYTSHLASALKATSYFLIIN from the exons ATGCATAAAAGCAGGGGGCAGAGTAGAAGACATGGGAGAAGGAGCCACCGACACAACCCTTGGTTCAGACAGCATGGTTCTAATGAGAG GAATAATACAGGGGCACAGCAAAGCCCACAGGGTTCCAGCCACAGCGATGACGAGGCCCCGTCGACCTCCTCCAGCACAGCTGGCAGTTCTTCCGTGCCAG ATCTACCAGGTTATTACTTTGACCCTGAAAAGAAACGCTACTTCCGCTTGCTCCCTGGACATAACAACTGCAACCCCCTCACGAAGGAGAGCATCCGGCAGAAGGAAATGGAGAGCAAAAGGCTGCAGCTGCTAGAGGAAGAGGACAAGCAGGGAAAG aaaatagCCAGGTTGGGATTTAATGCATCTTCCTTACTACAAAAAAGCAAGCTGGGTTTTCTCAACGTCACCAGTTACTGCCG TTTAGCCCATGAGCTGCGAGTGAGCTGCATGCAGAGGAAAAAGGTCCAAATTCAGAGCTCGGATCCCTCCGCTTTGGCAAGTGACCGATTTAACCTGATACTG GCAGATACCAACAGTGACCGGCTCTTCACCGTGAACGATGTCAAAGTCGGGGGCTCCAAGTATGGCATCATCAACCTGCACGGCCTGAAGACCCCCACGCTCAGGGTGCACATGCATGAAAACCTCTACTTCACCAACCGGAAG GTGAACGCTGTGAGCTGGGCCTCGCTGAATCACCTGGATTCCCACATTCTGTATCTTTTGGCAG GAGACTTGTACTTGGCTGTCCTTAACGGCTTTTCCAGGCTGTGCCTCATGGGAATTGCAGAGACTCCAGGCTGTGCCACCCTGCTCCCAGCGTCATTGTTTGTCAGTAGTCATCCAG CAGGAGACCGGCCTGGCATGCTCTGCAGTTTCCGGATCCCTGGGGCCTGGTCCTGTGCGTGGTCCCTGAACATCCAGGCAAATAACTGCTTTAGTACAG GCTTGTCTCGGCGAGTCCTGGTGACCAGCGTGGTGACGGGACACCGGCAGTCATTTGGGACCAGCAGTGACGTCTTGGCCCAGCAGTTTGCTATTACG GCTCCTTTGCTGTTTAATGGCTGTCGTTCCGGTGAAATCTTTGCCATTGATCTGCGTTGTCGAAATCAGGGCAAGGGCTGGAAAGCCACCTGCCTGTTCCACGACTCAGCAGTTACCTCTGTGCAAATCCTGCAAGGAGAGCAATGCCTGATGGCATCCGACATGGCTGGAACG ATCAAGCTGTGGGACCTGAGGACCACTAAGTGTGTTAGGCAGTACGAAGGGCACGTGAACGAGTATGCCCACCTGCCCCTGCACGTGCATGAGGAAGAAGGAATCGTGGTGGCAG AGTATTCGCCGGGGAATAAACTGAGGTATTTACAGGTAAAATATACCTCTCACTTGGCTTCTGCTCTAAAAGCCACCAGCTACTTTCTTATCATCAACTAG
- the DCAF4 gene encoding DDB1- and CUL4-associated factor 4 isoform X3, with the protein MHKSRGQSRRHGRRSHRHNPWFRQHGSNERNNTGAQQSPQGSSHSDDEAPSTSSSTAGSSSVPDLPGYYFDPEKKRYFRLLPGHNNCNPLTKESIRQKEMESKRLQLLEEEDKQGKKIARLGFNASSLLQKSKLGFLNVTSYCRLAHELRVSCMQRKKVQIQSSDPSALASDRFNLILADTNSDRLFTVNDVKVGGSKYGIINLHGLKTPTLRVHMHENLYFTNRKVNAVSWASLNHLDSHILLCLMGIAETPGCATLLPASLFVSSHPAGDRPGMLCSFRIPGAWSCAWSLNIQANNCFSTGLSRRVLVTSVVTGHRQSFGTSSDVLAQQFAITAPLLFNGCRSGEIFAIDLRCRNQGKGWKATCLFHDSAVTSVQILQGEQCLMASDMAGTIKLWDLRTTKCVRQYEGHVNEYAHLPLHVHEEEGIVVAVGQDCYTRIWSLHDAQLLRTIPSPHPTSKADIPSVAFSSRLGGFRGAPGLLMAIRQDLYCFSYS; encoded by the exons ATGCATAAAAGCAGGGGGCAGAGTAGAAGACATGGGAGAAGGAGCCACCGACACAACCCTTGGTTCAGACAGCATGGTTCTAATGAGAG GAATAATACAGGGGCACAGCAAAGCCCACAGGGTTCCAGCCACAGCGATGACGAGGCCCCGTCGACCTCCTCCAGCACAGCTGGCAGTTCTTCCGTGCCAG ATCTACCAGGTTATTACTTTGACCCTGAAAAGAAACGCTACTTCCGCTTGCTCCCTGGACATAACAACTGCAACCCCCTCACGAAGGAGAGCATCCGGCAGAAGGAAATGGAGAGCAAAAGGCTGCAGCTGCTAGAGGAAGAGGACAAGCAGGGAAAG aaaatagCCAGGTTGGGATTTAATGCATCTTCCTTACTACAAAAAAGCAAGCTGGGTTTTCTCAACGTCACCAGTTACTGCCG TTTAGCCCATGAGCTGCGAGTGAGCTGCATGCAGAGGAAAAAGGTCCAAATTCAGAGCTCGGATCCCTCCGCTTTGGCAAGTGACCGATTTAACCTGATACTG GCAGATACCAACAGTGACCGGCTCTTCACCGTGAACGATGTCAAAGTCGGGGGCTCCAAGTATGGCATCATCAACCTGCACGGCCTGAAGACCCCCACGCTCAGGGTGCACATGCATGAAAACCTCTACTTCACCAACCGGAAG GTGAACGCTGTGAGCTGGGCCTCGCTGAATCACCTGGATTCCCACATTCT GCTGTGCCTCATGGGAATTGCAGAGACTCCAGGCTGTGCCACCCTGCTCCCAGCGTCATTGTTTGTCAGTAGTCATCCAG CAGGAGACCGGCCTGGCATGCTCTGCAGTTTCCGGATCCCTGGGGCCTGGTCCTGTGCGTGGTCCCTGAACATCCAGGCAAATAACTGCTTTAGTACAG GCTTGTCTCGGCGAGTCCTGGTGACCAGCGTGGTGACGGGACACCGGCAGTCATTTGGGACCAGCAGTGACGTCTTGGCCCAGCAGTTTGCTATTACG GCTCCTTTGCTGTTTAATGGCTGTCGTTCCGGTGAAATCTTTGCCATTGATCTGCGTTGTCGAAATCAGGGCAAGGGCTGGAAAGCCACCTGCCTGTTCCACGACTCAGCAGTTACCTCTGTGCAAATCCTGCAAGGAGAGCAATGCCTGATGGCATCCGACATGGCTGGAACG ATCAAGCTGTGGGACCTGAGGACCACTAAGTGTGTTAGGCAGTACGAAGGGCACGTGAACGAGTATGCCCACCTGCCCCTGCACGTGCATGAGGAAGAAGGAATCGTGGTGGCAG TGGGCCAGGACTGCTACACGAGAATCTGGAGCCTCCATGATGCCCAGCTGCTCAGAACCataccctccccacaccccacttCCAAGGCCGACATTCCCAGTGTGGCCTTCTCTTCTCGGCTTGGGGGCTTCCGGGGAGCGCCAGGGCTGCTCATGGCCATCCGGCAGGACCTTTACTGCTTCTCCTACAGCTAA
- the DCAF4 gene encoding DDB1- and CUL4-associated factor 4 isoform X5 codes for MESKRLQLLEEEDKQGKKIARLGFNASSLLQKSKLGFLNVTSYCRLAHELRVSCMQRKKVQIQSSDPSALASDRFNLILADTNSDRLFTVNDVKVGGSKYGIINLHGLKTPTLRVHMHENLYFTNRKVNAVSWASLNHLDSHILYLLAGDLYLAVLNGFSRLCLMGIAETPGCATLLPASLFVSSHPAGDRPGMLCSFRIPGAWSCAWSLNIQANNCFSTGLSRRVLVTSVVTGHRQSFGTSSDVLAQQFAITAPLLFNGCRSGEIFAIDLRCRNQGKGWKATCLFHDSAVTSVQILQGEQCLMASDMAGTIKLWDLRTTKCVRQYEGHVNEYAHLPLHVHEEEGIVVAVGQDCYTRIWSLHDAQLLRTIPSPHPTSKADIPSVAFSSRLGGFRGAPGLLMAIRQDLYCFSYS; via the exons ATGGAGAGCAAAAGGCTGCAGCTGCTAGAGGAAGAGGACAAGCAGGGAAAG aaaatagCCAGGTTGGGATTTAATGCATCTTCCTTACTACAAAAAAGCAAGCTGGGTTTTCTCAACGTCACCAGTTACTGCCG TTTAGCCCATGAGCTGCGAGTGAGCTGCATGCAGAGGAAAAAGGTCCAAATTCAGAGCTCGGATCCCTCCGCTTTGGCAAGTGACCGATTTAACCTGATACTG GCAGATACCAACAGTGACCGGCTCTTCACCGTGAACGATGTCAAAGTCGGGGGCTCCAAGTATGGCATCATCAACCTGCACGGCCTGAAGACCCCCACGCTCAGGGTGCACATGCATGAAAACCTCTACTTCACCAACCGGAAG GTGAACGCTGTGAGCTGGGCCTCGCTGAATCACCTGGATTCCCACATTCTGTATCTTTTGGCAG GAGACTTGTACTTGGCTGTCCTTAACGGCTTTTCCAGGCTGTGCCTCATGGGAATTGCAGAGACTCCAGGCTGTGCCACCCTGCTCCCAGCGTCATTGTTTGTCAGTAGTCATCCAG CAGGAGACCGGCCTGGCATGCTCTGCAGTTTCCGGATCCCTGGGGCCTGGTCCTGTGCGTGGTCCCTGAACATCCAGGCAAATAACTGCTTTAGTACAG GCTTGTCTCGGCGAGTCCTGGTGACCAGCGTGGTGACGGGACACCGGCAGTCATTTGGGACCAGCAGTGACGTCTTGGCCCAGCAGTTTGCTATTACG GCTCCTTTGCTGTTTAATGGCTGTCGTTCCGGTGAAATCTTTGCCATTGATCTGCGTTGTCGAAATCAGGGCAAGGGCTGGAAAGCCACCTGCCTGTTCCACGACTCAGCAGTTACCTCTGTGCAAATCCTGCAAGGAGAGCAATGCCTGATGGCATCCGACATGGCTGGAACG ATCAAGCTGTGGGACCTGAGGACCACTAAGTGTGTTAGGCAGTACGAAGGGCACGTGAACGAGTATGCCCACCTGCCCCTGCACGTGCATGAGGAAGAAGGAATCGTGGTGGCAG TGGGCCAGGACTGCTACACGAGAATCTGGAGCCTCCATGATGCCCAGCTGCTCAGAACCataccctccccacaccccacttCCAAGGCCGACATTCCCAGTGTGGCCTTCTCTTCTCGGCTTGGGGGCTTCCGGGGAGCGCCAGGGCTGCTCATGGCCATCCGGCAGGACCTTTACTGCTTCTCCTACAGCTAA
- the DCAF4 gene encoding DDB1- and CUL4-associated factor 4 isoform X2, which yields MHKSRGQSRRHGRRSHRHNPWFRQHGSNERNNTGAQQSPQGSSHSDDEAPSTSSSTAGSSSVPDLPGYYFDPEKKRYFRLLPGHNNCNPLTKESIRQKEMESKRLQLLEEEDKQGKKIARLGFNASSLLQKSKLGFLNVTSYCRLAHELRVSCMQRKKVQIQSSDPSALASDRFNLILADTNSDRLFTVNDVKVGGSKYGIINLHGLKTPTLRVHMHENLYFTNRKVNAVSWASLNHLDSHILYLLAGDLYLAVLNGFSRLCLMGIAETPGCATLLPASLFVSSHPGDRPGMLCSFRIPGAWSCAWSLNIQANNCFSTGLSRRVLVTSVVTGHRQSFGTSSDVLAQQFAITAPLLFNGCRSGEIFAIDLRCRNQGKGWKATCLFHDSAVTSVQILQGEQCLMASDMAGTIKLWDLRTTKCVRQYEGHVNEYAHLPLHVHEEEGIVVAVGQDCYTRIWSLHDAQLLRTIPSPHPTSKADIPSVAFSSRLGGFRGAPGLLMAIRQDLYCFSYS from the exons ATGCATAAAAGCAGGGGGCAGAGTAGAAGACATGGGAGAAGGAGCCACCGACACAACCCTTGGTTCAGACAGCATGGTTCTAATGAGAG GAATAATACAGGGGCACAGCAAAGCCCACAGGGTTCCAGCCACAGCGATGACGAGGCCCCGTCGACCTCCTCCAGCACAGCTGGCAGTTCTTCCGTGCCAG ATCTACCAGGTTATTACTTTGACCCTGAAAAGAAACGCTACTTCCGCTTGCTCCCTGGACATAACAACTGCAACCCCCTCACGAAGGAGAGCATCCGGCAGAAGGAAATGGAGAGCAAAAGGCTGCAGCTGCTAGAGGAAGAGGACAAGCAGGGAAAG aaaatagCCAGGTTGGGATTTAATGCATCTTCCTTACTACAAAAAAGCAAGCTGGGTTTTCTCAACGTCACCAGTTACTGCCG TTTAGCCCATGAGCTGCGAGTGAGCTGCATGCAGAGGAAAAAGGTCCAAATTCAGAGCTCGGATCCCTCCGCTTTGGCAAGTGACCGATTTAACCTGATACTG GCAGATACCAACAGTGACCGGCTCTTCACCGTGAACGATGTCAAAGTCGGGGGCTCCAAGTATGGCATCATCAACCTGCACGGCCTGAAGACCCCCACGCTCAGGGTGCACATGCATGAAAACCTCTACTTCACCAACCGGAAG GTGAACGCTGTGAGCTGGGCCTCGCTGAATCACCTGGATTCCCACATTCTGTATCTTTTGGCAG GAGACTTGTACTTGGCTGTCCTTAACGGCTTTTCCAGGCTGTGCCTCATGGGAATTGCAGAGACTCCAGGCTGTGCCACCCTGCTCCCAGCGTCATTGTTTGTCAGTAGTCATCCAG GAGACCGGCCTGGCATGCTCTGCAGTTTCCGGATCCCTGGGGCCTGGTCCTGTGCGTGGTCCCTGAACATCCAGGCAAATAACTGCTTTAGTACAG GCTTGTCTCGGCGAGTCCTGGTGACCAGCGTGGTGACGGGACACCGGCAGTCATTTGGGACCAGCAGTGACGTCTTGGCCCAGCAGTTTGCTATTACG GCTCCTTTGCTGTTTAATGGCTGTCGTTCCGGTGAAATCTTTGCCATTGATCTGCGTTGTCGAAATCAGGGCAAGGGCTGGAAAGCCACCTGCCTGTTCCACGACTCAGCAGTTACCTCTGTGCAAATCCTGCAAGGAGAGCAATGCCTGATGGCATCCGACATGGCTGGAACG ATCAAGCTGTGGGACCTGAGGACCACTAAGTGTGTTAGGCAGTACGAAGGGCACGTGAACGAGTATGCCCACCTGCCCCTGCACGTGCATGAGGAAGAAGGAATCGTGGTGGCAG TGGGCCAGGACTGCTACACGAGAATCTGGAGCCTCCATGATGCCCAGCTGCTCAGAACCataccctccccacaccccacttCCAAGGCCGACATTCCCAGTGTGGCCTTCTCTTCTCGGCTTGGGGGCTTCCGGGGAGCGCCAGGGCTGCTCATGGCCATCCGGCAGGACCTTTACTGCTTCTCCTACAGCTAA